One Panicum virgatum strain AP13 chromosome 9K, P.virgatum_v5, whole genome shotgun sequence genomic region harbors:
- the LOC120651113 gene encoding homeobox-leucine zipper protein HOX23-like produces MKPMATNGMAPSFFPANFLLQMQQPLPHHPQQQEHHHHHHDAGHHEHEVAHHLLAPPPPALVSPFLHDFGGAMAAPPMLGGGLGKLMYPDGAGDDGNSLQQHAAAADPQQQDGGAGSDDEEGSAAAGGGCGGERKRRLSVEQVRTLERSFEVANKLEPERKAQLARALGLQPRQVAIWFQNRRARWKTKQLEKDYDALRRQLDAARAENDALLAHNKKLHAEVMALKGGGGGGGGERQEAASELINLNVKETEASCSNRSENSSEINLDISRPPAPAPGADESPAAMNSHRGLPFYASAAVDQLLHSGHPSPAAAAAPKMELGHGAAADTPSAAGAAGSFGSLLCGAVVDEQPPFWPWADGHHNFQ; encoded by the exons ATGAAGCCGATGGCCACCAATGGCATGGCCCCCTCCTTCTTCCCCGCAAACTTCCTGCTCCAAATGCAGCAGCCCCTCCCTCACCATCCCCAGCAGCAggaacaccaccaccaccaccatgacGCCGGCCACCACGAGCACGAGGTGGCGCACCATCTCCTcgctccccctccccccgcccTCGTCAGCCCCTTCCTCCACGACttcggcggcgccatggccgcgccgccAATGctgggcggcggcctcggcaaGCTCATGTACCCCGACGGCGCGGGCGACGACGGTAACAGCCTGCagcagcacgcggcggcggcggatccgcagcagcaggacggcggcgcggggtcgGACGACGAGGAAggctccgccgcggcgggcggcgggtgcGGCGGGGAGCGGAAGCGGCGGCTGAGCGTGGAGCAGGTGCGCACGCTGGAGCGGAGCTTCGAGGTGGCCAACAAGCTGGAGCCGGAGCGGAAGGCGCAGCTGGCCCGCGCGCTGGGGCTGCAGCCCCGGCAGGTGGCCATCTGGTTCCAGAACCGGCGCGCGAGGTGGAAGACGAAGCAGCTGGAGAAGGACTACGACGCGCTCCGCCGCCAGCTCGACGCCGCCCGCGCCGAGAACGACGCCCTCCTCGCCCACAACAAGAAGCTCCACGCCGAG GTCATGGCGCTcaagggaggcggaggcggcggcggaggagagagGCAGGAGGCGGCGTCGGAGCTCATCAACCTCAACGTCAAGGAGACGGAGGCGTCCTGCAGCAACCGCAGCGAGAACAGCTCCGAGATCaacctcgacatctccaggccgccggcgccggcgcccggcgccgACGAGAGCCCCGCCGCCATGAACAGCCACCGGGGCCTCCCGTTctacgcctccgccgccgtcgaccagCTCCTTCATAGCGGCCAcccgtccccggccgccgccgcggcgcccaaGATGGAGCTcggccacggcgccgccgccgacacgcCCTCCGCCGCGGGGGCGGCCGGCAGCTTCGGCAGCCTCCTCTgcggcgccgtcgtcgacgAGCAGCCGCCGTTCTGGCCCTGGGCCGACGGCCACCACAACTTCCAGTGA